A single Triticum dicoccoides isolate Atlit2015 ecotype Zavitan chromosome 2A, WEW_v2.0, whole genome shotgun sequence DNA region contains:
- the LOC119355750 gene encoding uncharacterized protein LOC119355750 isoform X2: MSTISDQKKRTLEAIQQRYAAAKAKKLKDEQPKCPKNKDSTPKPKFDARIKDFICHQFFSYCCCSSAQGNSSHQQNTSGSSGGEVNPIYSELSFVLHENLSQDDYSDLDSTDIVHNVVYDIIQKGGEAGRIAKGSKKLKLDRGILLDNYVQRGPILVDAQSQSLLTHSKRSKRHMSLKQHKKCGSFDLHDTFRRFDLYKPMHEMWKEYMRELTKSTPKKQLSENLLSADLHGALIIVAQCKAASYQGVSGIMIRDTAETFGIISEDNRFRVVPKAGSVFVLQADCWKVTLIGDKLSPKEKLKESQRLQRAQSLIR; encoded by the exons ATGTCAACTATTTCTGATCAGAAGAAACGGACCTTAGAAGCCATTCAACAACGGTATGCAGCAGCTAAAGCTAAGAAGCTGAAAGATGAACAGCCTAAGTGCCCGAAGAACAAAGATAGTACCCCCAAGCCCAAGTTTGATGCACGGATTAAAG ATTTTATATGTCACCAGTTTTTCTCATACTGCTGCTGCTCCTCAGCTCAAGGAAATTCCAGTCATCAACAAAACACTTCTGGTTCCTCAG GTGGAGAAGTCAACCCTATATACTCTGAGCTTTCATTTGTTCTCCATGAAAATTTGTCCCAAGATGACTATTCG GATCTCGACAGCACGGACATAGTTCACAATGTTGTATATGACATAATTCAGAAAGGTGGAGAAGCCGGAAGAATCGCCAAGGGATCCAAAAAGTTAAAGCTGGATAGAGGGATTCTTTTGGATAACTATGTTCAAAGGGGTCCTATATTAGTGGATGCACAATCACAGTCTTTGTTGACCCACTCAAAGCGATCAAAAAGACACATGTCACTGAAGCAACATAAGAAATGTGGGTCATTTGATTTACATGATACATTCCGCAG GTTTGACCTCTATAAGCCAATGCATGAAATGTGGAAAGAGTATATGCGAGAGCTTACAAAAAGCACCCC GAAAAAGCAATTGTCTGAAAACCTCCTTTCAGCAGATCTTCATGGGGCCCTTATAATAG TGGCACAATGCAAAGCAGCCTCATATCAAGGTGTAAGTGGCATCATGATTCGGGACACTGCAGAGACTTTTGGAATTATATCAGAGGACAACCGCTTCCGAG TTGTGCCGAAAGCTGGGTCAGTTTTCGTCCTCCAAGCTGATTGCTGGAAGGTTACACTGATCGGCGACAAACTGTCGCCAAAGGAGAAGTTGAAGGAAAGCCAGCGTCTGCAGCGTGCGCAATCACTGATCAGATAG
- the LOC119355750 gene encoding uncharacterized protein LOC119355750 isoform X1 — MSTISDQKKRTLEAIQQRYAAAKAKKLKDEQPKCPKNKDSTPKPKFDARIKGKTPKFTPSRTSALLPTFRAQGNSSHQQNTSGSSGGEVNPIYSELSFVLHENLSQDDYSDLDSTDIVHNVVYDIIQKGGEAGRIAKGSKKLKLDRGILLDNYVQRGPILVDAQSQSLLTHSKRSKRHMSLKQHKKCGSFDLHDTFRRFDLYKPMHEMWKEYMRELTKSTPKKQLSENLLSADLHGALIIVAQCKAASYQGVSGIMIRDTAETFGIISEDNRFRVVPKAGSVFVLQADCWKVTLIGDKLSPKEKLKESQRLQRAQSLIR; from the exons ATGTCAACTATTTCTGATCAGAAGAAACGGACCTTAGAAGCCATTCAACAACGGTATGCAGCAGCTAAAGCTAAGAAGCTGAAAGATGAACAGCCTAAGTGCCCGAAGAACAAAGATAGTACCCCCAAGCCCAAGTTTGATGCACGGATTAAAGGAAAAACTCCCAAATTCACTCCTTCTCGAACTTCTGCCCTGCTCCCTACATTTAGAG CTCAAGGAAATTCCAGTCATCAACAAAACACTTCTGGTTCCTCAG GTGGAGAAGTCAACCCTATATACTCTGAGCTTTCATTTGTTCTCCATGAAAATTTGTCCCAAGATGACTATTCG GATCTCGACAGCACGGACATAGTTCACAATGTTGTATATGACATAATTCAGAAAGGTGGAGAAGCCGGAAGAATCGCCAAGGGATCCAAAAAGTTAAAGCTGGATAGAGGGATTCTTTTGGATAACTATGTTCAAAGGGGTCCTATATTAGTGGATGCACAATCACAGTCTTTGTTGACCCACTCAAAGCGATCAAAAAGACACATGTCACTGAAGCAACATAAGAAATGTGGGTCATTTGATTTACATGATACATTCCGCAG GTTTGACCTCTATAAGCCAATGCATGAAATGTGGAAAGAGTATATGCGAGAGCTTACAAAAAGCACCCC GAAAAAGCAATTGTCTGAAAACCTCCTTTCAGCAGATCTTCATGGGGCCCTTATAATAG TGGCACAATGCAAAGCAGCCTCATATCAAGGTGTAAGTGGCATCATGATTCGGGACACTGCAGAGACTTTTGGAATTATATCAGAGGACAACCGCTTCCGAG TTGTGCCGAAAGCTGGGTCAGTTTTCGTCCTCCAAGCTGATTGCTGGAAGGTTACACTGATCGGCGACAAACTGTCGCCAAAGGAGAAGTTGAAGGAAAGCCAGCGTCTGCAGCGTGCGCAATCACTGATCAGATAG
- the LOC119358009 gene encoding uncharacterized protein LOC119358009 yields the protein MCTCQLSTVASAANLGKLPKNCHWWAVAGRAQKNESHDSSLSFARSPTSTLALAIGLQGRRRRRAARQPAPPARLKPLLSPARSLRGPQPLLRPGHSFPACSPRGPQPLLRLGRWPRHPTPPRRSLLGPSPRLSSHPLSVFSVLFWEADFGGSFSKADFGELMPIVLSIGRLRDGYFAAAEGYVHYFVSA from the exons ATGTGCACATGCCAGTTATCCACCGTTGCTAGTGCGGCCAATCTGG GCAAATTACCAAAGAACTGCCACTGGTGGGCGGTGGCCGGCCGCGCCCAGAAAAACGAGTCGCACGACTCGTCCCTCTCCTTCGCTCGGTCCCCCACCTCCACACTCGCGCTCGCGATAGGGTTacagggccgccgccgccgccgcgccgcccgacaGCCCGCCCCTCCCGCTCGCCTGAAGCCGCTGCTCTCGCCCGCCCGCTCGCTTCGAGGCCCGCAGCCGTTGCTCCGCCCCGGCCACTCCTTCCCCGCTTGCTCGCCTCGAGGCCCTCAGCCGCTACTCCGCCTCGGCCGCTGGCCTCGACACccgacgccgcctcgccggagtttgCTCGGGCCGTCGCCTAGGCTGAGCTCTCATCCCCTCTCTGTCTTCTCTGTTCTGTTCTGG GAAGCTGATTTTGGGGGAAGTTTCTCAAAAGCTGATTTTGGAGAATTAATGCCCATAGTTCTGAGTATTGGCAGACTGCGCGACGGCTATTTTGCGGCGGCGGAGGGATATGTGCATTATTTTGTCTCTGCATAG